The genome window GAAATTAGTTACTTTTCTACTTCTTGTAGTGATAACAATTCTTATTTACTTCGGTTTCCTATGCAGTACACAAATTACTCGTATGAATTTGGAGATATATCTAATAGAGATATttatgtctcttttatttatatcgcattactttccagttccttttttgggtaggaaataagaattatataatattaagaattcttataggaaataagaattaATATATATCTAAACAAAAAAGGAGCAAGCCACGTAGGAAATTACTTACCGTCTCGTTAAGCCAccaagaaagagaaaacatgaagggataagaatgagaatacgactttattatatatatatatatatatatatatatatatatatatatatatatatatatatatatatatatatatatatatatgatttggaATCTTTTGGACGGCTACTTGGTTTTAGAATTTATACTTGGATGATTGTTAAGGATTAGACTTGTTGATTTGGGTAAAgtgtggaagaaaatgattgagtagactatatttttctttcttagttttatACAAAAGGGTAATTTAGCAGAAAATCTATTTTGTTGGACCTACATTGTGACTAAACAGTAAAAGTAGGGtaggtatatgtaatttttaaaatttggaaGAGCTCTCTGTAATTATtgaaaacctcaggggaggtttgttccaaaaaaaattatgtagaGTAGCATGATGCTAATGGAATTCAGTTTAGGCCAGGGCTAAACAGGAAATGAAGCCTAGGTTGCAGGTTGCAGATGTTGGAATTCTTGACGACAATGGATTAACTTCGTGCAACTATCTCCCTGCGAAAACAACCATCCCAGCAAAGCAAATTTGTTGCACAGGAAAAGCGGATTCATTTCAATTTGTCTTATGGAAACTGGTAAAAACTAGTTAGCCTCTGTTAATAATGTTCCACAAGGCTCccttagttatatttttttctttatgtAATTTCTAACTCCTCCATTCCCTTTTTTTGTGTGGTATTTTTATGATGTTTTCTGCATAATCTCTTTGCTCAAGTACAGCATCCACATTTTCTGTACTTCATTTGCAATTTCATTTTGCTCAATTGGTTGGTGGGAAACTTGGGATAAGTAATATGTAATAGCTTGTGACCTTTATTTGGATCAGACATTAACATCTGTGCATGGAAGTAACATACTGCGAATCACAATAAAGTACCGTGCAACTACCACTCTTTGCTGCCCGAGTTTTTCTTTGATGGAATCCATTCCTCATTCGCAAACTTCTTGTGGTAGAGGAATTATCCCATTTGCATCCACTGAGTCTCATTTTCCTTCGGTTCTTCACATTTGTTGCCAAACGACTATCTATATTCTGTACACAAATACTGTCATTTCTTCAATGTATTGTCTTGCTGAATCACAGAAGGTAGCTCCAGAAAAACAACTTCCCTAACAgtctgctcaaactaaaaattTGTCCTTGTTAGGTAAGGAACTCCACAAACCTCCTCATGTTTTCAGGTACAAAAGCTTCTTCCATGGCTCTCACGATTGCAGTCAGATCGTTCCCAAAATGGTCATTTGCAGTCACATTGCTAGAGCCAGCTGCAGTTTCTCCGAACCTTTCACTGATTGCGAACCTACAAACAGGGCATCGACCTTCGTTCTTCACCCAAGGAACAATACATTCCTCATGAAACATGTGGTTGCAAGGAGTAATCGTAACTATCTCTTTAGGCTCAAAATCTTCCAAGCAAATGGCACACCTCTTACCTTCTTCATgcttctctttttctagttctttGGAAATAGTAAGTGGGTTATCTCGGTAGTACAGATTTGGTTTCCTTCTCGACAATTTTGTCACGGGATTATATGCTTCTTTCTTCAGCCTGTTCAAGActttcttttgctcttcttGAGATAATTTGGACCCGTCCTGGGGGCCTTGCACGCTCGGTTGTGGCTGAAAATTTGGCAAAGCAATAGCTGCAGGTGGCACACTCGGTTGCAGCTGAAAATTTGGCAAAGCAATAGCTGCAGGTGGCCATGGTATTGTGTTTCTTGTTGCGTCACTGTTGAAGTATTGAGTTTGATTCTGCAAATGTGGTGGGGCTGGAAAACTGCAAgtcattttattagttttcacACACTGGGATTTCAAAAATATATACctgatttctttttttatccATTCACAAATTTGAGATTTGGCATCGTATCCATAATCTGGAAACGAATGATACAAACGAAGAAAATGGTTATAGGACTAATCCATTCCACCTAGTTCTTAAGTTGGACTAGTGTGAAAATTAAGGGATGCTTTCTTCCTCGTCCCCCTCGCCCCTCATCTCTCTTCAATCTAAACAACAATACTCTATGCTTCCTGAATATCCCACACAATCATCATGTCCTTGCATCATCGGTTGGTAATTGAAGAACATCAAACGGACATAATCATCAGAACTGGCATGAAGAGGCATGCATTCCATCCTTAAATCCGCTAGAAGAAATGTAGGGTTtgaaattaaaggaaataaacagATTTTTCTATCTTTGCTTCAAGCTAGCTCCACTTTACATTCTGTTATGTTTAGTTAACAAGTGTTTCTGAGCAAGCCcttttaatgaaatttcttttttttttttttttggattgctcATATCCAGGCTGCTACTTAATATGCAGTATACACTTATGATTTCATTATTTGATACATATACTGGTGTGCTTTAGTCTATAATTCTTGGAAAAAGAATTTTGACCCTACATTCGGCTCCTACTTCTTCAGTTGGATTGGAAGATGTGATTATGTTCCAAGTGTCAGTGTTGTACAATTTCCCCGCGCCCGGGGAGGGAACCGGAATCAAAACTAAATCTTGATGATAACTAttgtttttcatttcttttactttcttGTATGGCATCTTTTGGAATTGTCCACAAAGATTTGGCAAGAGCTCATGTGACAGTAATTTGTATATTAGAGCGAATAGGCATGGATAAGAATTGTAACTTGAAGATAAGGATGATTGTATGCTATCTCCCCTTTCCAGAAAATGGGAAGCCCTTTTGTACTTTTATTTGTTCTCAAGGTCCTAGGCTGGTAAGATAAACAGTTCAATCTCAGCAAAAGACCAGTGACCATACAAGGCAGTTTTACCTTGCAAAGAAACTTCGTACAGCTGAGATTTATCATGTTCCTACTTCAGCATAGATCTTCTAGATATGTATTGTTGGAAAGAGATTATCCTGGGAAGTGAGGGTGTGCAGAAAGAAGAACAAATTTACCTGGACATGCCAAGAAATCCACTGGGGTTGCTTAGCCCAAACAG of Coffea arabica cultivar ET-39 chromosome 5c, Coffea Arabica ET-39 HiFi, whole genome shotgun sequence contains these proteins:
- the LOC140007782 gene encoding uncharacterized protein isoform X1, translated to MYLRQESYKHWEISSVVRAIFLSVTDPMNGSNQNYAPPEYLRTGPDYGGYSAGPGSRNSLSSLFSVVRHIDMLSMKVIGASYWILYFQEHIRSVFFHMKQAPRGGDPDPRLLFGLSNPSGFLGMSSFPAPPHLQNQTQYFNSDATRNTIPWPPAAIALPNFQLQPSVPPAAIALPNFQPQPSVQGPQDGSKLSQEEQKKVLNRLKKEAYNPVTKLSRRKPNLYYRDNPLTISKELEKEKHEEGKRCAICLEDFEPKEIVTITPCNHMFHEECIVPWVKNEGRCPVCRFAISERFGETAAGSSNVTANDHFGNDLTAIVRAMEEAFVPENMRRFVEFLT
- the LOC140007782 gene encoding uncharacterized protein isoform X4 yields the protein MVDIRLDLEHIRSVFFHMKQAPRGGDPDPRLLFGLSNPSGFLGMSSFPAPPHLQNQTQYFNSDATRNTIPWPPAAIALPNFQLQPSVPPAAIALPNFQPQPSVQGPQDGSKLSQEEQKKVLNRLKKEAYNPVTKLSRRKPNLYYRDNPLTISKELEKEKHEEGKRCAICLEDFEPKEIVTITPCNHMFHEECIVPWVKNEGRCPVCRFAISERFGETAAGSSNVTANDHFGNDLTAIVRAMEEAFVPENMRRFVEFLT
- the LOC140007782 gene encoding uncharacterized protein isoform X2, producing the protein MNGSNQNYAPPEYLRTGPDYGGYSAGPGSRNSLSSLFSVVRHIDMLSMKVIGASYWILYFQEHIRSVFFHMKQAPRGGDPDPRLLFGLSNPSGFLGMSSFPAPPHLQNQTQYFNSDATRNTIPWPPAAIALPNFQLQPSVPPAAIALPNFQPQPSVQGPQDGSKLSQEEQKKVLNRLKKEAYNPVTKLSRRKPNLYYRDNPLTISKELEKEKHEEGKRCAICLEDFEPKEIVTITPCNHMFHEECIVPWVKNEGRCPVCRFAISERFGETAAGSSNVTANDHFGNDLTAIVRAMEEAFVPENMRRFVEFLT
- the LOC140007782 gene encoding uncharacterized protein isoform X5 produces the protein MVDIRLDLAPRGGDPDPRLLFGLSNPSGFLGMSSFPAPPHLQNQTQYFNSDATRNTIPWPPAAIALPNFQLQPSVPPAAIALPNFQPQPSVQGPQDGSKLSQEEQKKVLNRLKKEAYNPVTKLSRRKPNLYYRDNPLTISKELEKEKHEEGKRCAICLEDFEPKEIVTITPCNHMFHEECIVPWVKNEGRCPVCRFAISERFGETAAGSSNVTANDHFGNDLTAIVRAMEEAFVPENMRRFVEFLT
- the LOC140007782 gene encoding uncharacterized protein isoform X3; this translates as MYLRQESYKHWEISSVVRAIFLSVTDPMNGSNQNYAPPEYLRTGPDYGGYSAGPGSRNSLSSLFSVAPRGGDPDPRLLFGLSNPSGFLGMSSFPAPPHLQNQTQYFNSDATRNTIPWPPAAIALPNFQLQPSVPPAAIALPNFQPQPSVQGPQDGSKLSQEEQKKVLNRLKKEAYNPVTKLSRRKPNLYYRDNPLTISKELEKEKHEEGKRCAICLEDFEPKEIVTITPCNHMFHEECIVPWVKNEGRCPVCRFAISERFGETAAGSSNVTANDHFGNDLTAIVRAMEEAFVPENMRRFVEFLT